In a genomic window of Meriones unguiculatus strain TT.TT164.6M chromosome 8, Bangor_MerUng_6.1, whole genome shotgun sequence:
- the LOC110557598 gene encoding gametocyte-specific factor 1-like produces MELESIELCPYDPNHRIPASRLQYHLASCKKKNPKIAKKMANCKYNACHVVPIKRLKEHEANCVNRTAVDDEPLNLQKITHPSFEGNENVCSAGSQIPDPDVWNVDHMHHFPSFVLETFAPKMLVCESDSRDLQEAVADKHPNSYKSWGRGQKN; encoded by the exons ATGGAGTTAGAATCCATAGAACTCTGTCCGTATGATCCAAACCACAGGATACCAGCCAGCAGGCTACAATACCATCTGGCATCCTGCAAAAAG aaaaaTCCAAAGATAGCTAAAAAGATGGCTAACTGCAAATATAATGCTTGTCATGTGGTCCCAATCAAAAGGCTCAAGGAACATGAGGCCAACTGTGTCAACAGGACCGCAGTGGATGACG AGCCACTTAATCTTCAAAAGATCACTCACCCAAGttttgaaggaaatgaaaacgTCTGCAGTGCTGGCAGTCAGATTCCTGACCCTGATGTCTGGAACGTGG ATCATATGCAtcattttccttcatttgttcTTGAGACTTTTGCTCCAAAAATGCTGGTTTGTGAAAG TGACTCAAGAGACCTACAAGAGGCTGTGGCTGATAAACATCCTAACAGCTACAAATCCTGGGGAAGAG